A genomic window from Rubidibacter lacunae KORDI 51-2 includes:
- a CDS encoding M48 family metalloprotease produces the protein MNGEPTLEVGEAALARGDYDTAIAHLESFCAIELDEETLARGHQALVVAYTKSERVLEALKLCRSLSQGPDSAERRWLQVTIADLEERLADAEETGANDTAAPQTQRERKRSRLPVSSESAAGTFQPEKFVPGREWRRAGRAKRWSPLKRPGRVRFWAIQLASAIVLFLVVRASVQGVAIAIADGLRLLPFPVYRPRWLYGDPAIAVCVVLIVSLLFSTWALDRILQGIYGLRSLSMNDLVAKSPEAVKLLQRYCRQRKLPVPNLGVLPAAAPFAFGYGLSPRSARLILSEGALDRLEDDEIASLCAAQLFHIASRETVLVSGFVAFLQIPYLLYRASANLGTRGSKCLETPPGWFPAPVRRAFWPDAPQFVRHGAAWLSAGFYGAYWLWRLAVLWSVRRRAYYADRFACNLTGNPNGHARALLKVAEGTAAQVKQFEQTSWLLESFNLLLPLGPRQAIGIGSVPERVPFETVLGWECTNPYRHWLKFADTHPLLGDRLFLLGRYATHWQLQPEVELPIVAPPERTNRARILKAKNSYRALPILQSAVLAGLVFGLGSRLVLWLLSLVSLMGDRAPGLWWLRSLDWLQRDPSLLNACIMVAISLSLIVWVNGYFPDIKIEDKQEPRLYELLSDRSAVPPNPQPVRLSGKLLGRRGLANWAGQDLVLFSPSGAIALHWLSALGQVGNLLPGMMRPCEFVGRKVTVTGWLRRGPTPWIDVDTIAVESGPRLRSGHPVWITVLAVGSAAIGAYAIAWG, from the coding sequence ATGAATGGCGAACCGACGCTTGAGGTGGGAGAAGCAGCGCTCGCACGAGGCGACTACGATACCGCAATCGCTCATCTGGAGTCCTTTTGCGCGATCGAGCTGGATGAGGAAACTCTAGCGCGCGGGCATCAGGCGTTGGTGGTGGCTTATACGAAAAGCGAACGCGTACTCGAGGCGCTGAAGTTGTGTCGATCGCTGAGCCAGGGCCCGGACTCGGCAGAGCGACGCTGGCTCCAGGTAACGATCGCGGATTTGGAGGAGCGCCTCGCTGATGCGGAGGAAACCGGAGCGAATGACACGGCAGCACCGCAGACGCAGCGCGAACGCAAACGGTCGCGGTTGCCAGTCTCGTCCGAATCTGCGGCCGGTACGTTCCAACCGGAAAAGTTCGTGCCGGGACGAGAGTGGCGCCGTGCCGGCCGTGCCAAGCGCTGGTCCCCGCTCAAACGTCCGGGGCGGGTGCGATTCTGGGCGATTCAACTGGCGAGTGCGATCGTGCTGTTTCTGGTCGTGCGGGCCAGCGTGCAGGGGGTTGCCATCGCGATCGCCGATGGCTTGCGGCTCTTGCCGTTCCCGGTGTACCGACCGCGCTGGCTGTATGGGGATCCGGCGATCGCGGTGTGCGTGGTGTTAATCGTGTCGCTGCTGTTTTCGACGTGGGCGCTCGACCGCATCCTGCAGGGCATATACGGTTTGCGAAGTCTCTCTATGAACGACTTGGTTGCCAAGTCACCGGAGGCAGTGAAGCTGTTGCAGCGGTATTGCCGCCAGCGCAAACTACCGGTGCCGAATTTGGGGGTGTTGCCGGCTGCCGCTCCGTTTGCGTTCGGTTACGGACTGTCGCCGCGGTCCGCGCGCCTGATTCTCAGCGAAGGCGCGCTCGATCGCCTGGAGGATGACGAAATTGCCAGTCTCTGCGCCGCGCAACTGTTCCATATTGCCAGTCGCGAGACGGTGCTGGTGTCGGGGTTTGTCGCGTTTTTGCAGATTCCGTATTTGCTCTACCGGGCAAGTGCAAATCTCGGCACGCGTGGGAGCAAGTGCTTGGAGACACCGCCGGGTTGGTTCCCGGCGCCCGTGCGCAGGGCGTTTTGGCCGGACGCTCCGCAGTTCGTTCGCCACGGAGCGGCCTGGCTGTCGGCGGGGTTCTACGGCGCTTACTGGCTGTGGCGGCTGGCGGTTTTGTGGAGCGTCCGGCGGCGCGCGTACTACGCCGATCGCTTCGCGTGCAACCTGACGGGGAATCCGAACGGTCACGCCCGGGCGCTGTTGAAAGTAGCAGAAGGGACGGCCGCTCAGGTGAAGCAGTTCGAGCAAACGAGTTGGCTGTTAGAGAGTTTCAATTTGCTGCTGCCGCTGGGACCGAGGCAAGCGATCGGGATCGGGAGCGTGCCGGAACGCGTGCCATTTGAAACGGTGTTGGGTTGGGAGTGTACTAATCCATACCGGCACTGGTTGAAATTTGCCGATACGCATCCGCTGCTGGGCGATCGCCTGTTTTTGTTGGGGCGTTATGCCACCCACTGGCAATTGCAGCCGGAGGTAGAGTTGCCGATCGTGGCCCCGCCGGAGCGGACGAACCGCGCGCGCATTCTGAAAGCGAAAAATAGCTATCGCGCGCTGCCGATTTTGCAAAGTGCGGTACTGGCGGGTTTGGTCTTCGGGCTCGGGTCGCGGTTGGTGTTGTGGTTGTTGAGTCTGGTGAGCTTGATGGGCGACCGCGCTCCCGGGCTGTGGTGGTTGCGATCGCTGGATTGGTTGCAGCGAGATCCGAGTTTGCTGAATGCGTGCATTATGGTTGCAATTAGCCTCAGCCTGATCGTCTGGGTAAACGGCTATTTCCCCGATATCAAAATCGAGGACAAGCAAGAGCCGCGCCTTTACGAGCTGCTGAGCGATCGCTCAGCCGTGCCACCGAATCCACAGCCCGTGCGCCTGAGCGGCAAGTTGCTGGGGCGCCGGGGATTGGCTAATTGGGCGGGTCAGGATCTGGTGTTGTTCTCACCGTCGGGGGCGATCGCGTTGCATTGGCTATCAGCGTTGGGACAGGTGGGCAATCTGTTGCCCGGTATGATGCGTCCGTGCGAGTTTGTCGGACGTAAGGTAACAGTCACGGGGTGGTTGCGGCGCGGTCCGACCCCATGGATCGACGTAGATACGATCGCCGTAGAGTCGGGTCCGAGACTCCGCAGCGGTCATCCGGTCTGGATTACGGTGCTGGCGGTTGGGTCGGCAGCAATCGGCGCGTACGCGATTGCCTGGGGATAG
- a CDS encoding Asr1405/Asl0597 family protein, whose protein sequence is MGSQLPHAAVSLKVEPIRRWEVYHRLQSLGIACQYETGKCLNVEFENPLSAIQCWCVLRRLTRTRAESIDWLESCWHLEVEEWAN, encoded by the coding sequence ATGGGCTCTCAGTTGCCCCATGCAGCGGTCTCGCTTAAGGTCGAGCCAATCCGGCGGTGGGAAGTCTATCATCGGCTGCAGTCTCTGGGGATTGCATGCCAATACGAGACTGGAAAGTGCCTAAATGTTGAGTTCGAGAATCCACTCAGCGCGATTCAGTGCTGGTGCGTTCTCAGGCGGTTGACGAGAACGCGGGCGGAATCGATCGACTGGCTCGAAAGCTGCTGGCACCTGGAGGTTGAAGAATGGGCAAACTGA
- a CDS encoding (2Fe-2S) ferredoxin domain-containing protein, which produces MGKLNAQKTEFDWTGNLLGLVIKKGYKVKYLRLEVADREYWVKVPKALRGDVDLAMRPGCHLAVSGWAVRCRKTGKLELEAESIRFADAPKANAADSSGSEKPSSEPVRSAKVLLCMGSDCRKRGGGAALAAFKDSVQESRSVGSLEVRTMGCMKACKHGPNVLVMPDKARYGGVDARQAAAIVARHSSQERARL; this is translated from the coding sequence ATGGGCAAACTGAACGCCCAAAAGACCGAATTCGATTGGACGGGGAACTTGCTAGGTCTCGTCATCAAAAAAGGCTACAAAGTCAAGTACCTCCGTCTGGAAGTAGCCGATCGCGAGTATTGGGTGAAGGTGCCCAAGGCTCTGCGAGGTGATGTCGATCTGGCTATGAGACCGGGATGCCATCTCGCCGTTAGCGGGTGGGCGGTGCGATGCCGTAAAACGGGCAAGCTCGAACTCGAAGCCGAAAGCATTCGGTTCGCGGACGCACCTAAAGCGAATGCAGCAGACTCGTCCGGTTCTGAAAAACCGTCTTCCGAACCCGTCCGCTCCGCAAAAGTGTTGCTTTGCATGGGCTCGGACTGCCGCAAACGCGGCGGGGGTGCAGCGCTGGCAGCGTTTAAGGACAGCGTGCAGGAATCTAGGTCGGTGGGTTCTCTGGAAGTCAGGACAATGGGTTGCATGAAAGCTTGCAAGCACGGGCCGAACGTCCTCGTTATGCCCGATAAAGCGCGCTATGGGGGGGTTGATGCGAGACAAGCTGCTGCGATCGTCGCCCGGCACTCCAGTCAAGAGCGAGCACGTCTTTGA
- a CDS encoding FeoA family protein, whose protein sequence is MKNACEQPPWLLSYYSGSPIDAGVQPRSIHSVPLATTRAGEWVWLDEAEGSLGTSCCNRHGLRCGAAIRIISVRPSGSVTFAVSGGNGQLIGVAAARAKQIWVSRHPLTMTNSASSDTHSHEMAPGSFNRIVGYAWAYRGYMGKLLSQGLAPGREFAVRQVRSYCGAVDIDLAGRRLVLSKIEADALVVEPINSYTWE, encoded by the coding sequence TTGAAAAATGCATGTGAGCAACCACCTTGGCTTTTGAGCTATTACAGCGGCTCGCCCATTGATGCTGGCGTGCAGCCGCGGTCAATCCACTCGGTCCCGCTGGCAACGACCCGCGCCGGAGAGTGGGTGTGGCTCGACGAAGCCGAAGGCAGTCTTGGAACTTCGTGTTGCAATCGCCATGGGTTGCGATGCGGGGCTGCAATTCGCATCATCAGCGTACGACCGAGTGGTTCGGTTACGTTCGCAGTGAGCGGAGGTAATGGGCAGTTAATTGGCGTGGCGGCAGCACGCGCAAAACAGATCTGGGTGAGTCGACATCCCCTGACCATGACAAATTCTGCGAGTTCCGATACCCACTCACACGAAATGGCTCCTGGTAGTTTCAACCGCATCGTTGGTTATGCGTGGGCATACCGGGGCTATATGGGCAAGTTGCTGAGCCAGGGACTTGCGCCGGGTCGGGAATTTGCCGTTCGGCAGGTGCGCTCCTACTGTGGTGCAGTGGACATCGATCTCGCTGGCAGGCGATTGGTTCTGAGCAAAATCGAAGCCGATGCATTAGTCGTCGAGCCTATTAACAGCTACACCTGGGAGTAG
- a CDS encoding Crp/Fnr family transcriptional regulator: MLKSRLAYQTVSTSLYRDFRRRETLPSSPDLLWQIESGLARSITWTDKGKIVTLGLWGPGSIFGESLSLIRPYDVECITPLTAFMLPRDSGPYLESLLDRVSCMQQLYCIMQVKHAKSRLMEFLCWLARQFGRLEAEWYYFDLHLSHQIIAETIGLERVTVTRMLGGLEQEGLLERVSKTAFKISPAKSFLNP, translated from the coding sequence ATGTTAAAGTCTAGGCTCGCATACCAAACTGTATCAACATCCTTGTATCGGGATTTTCGGCGGCGCGAGACGTTGCCTTCTTCACCAGACTTACTCTGGCAAATCGAGTCGGGATTGGCTCGCTCCATTACCTGGACTGATAAAGGTAAAATCGTTACCCTCGGATTGTGGGGTCCTGGTAGCATTTTCGGCGAGTCTCTCTCGCTGATTCGTCCCTATGACGTAGAGTGCATCACCCCCCTCACTGCCTTCATGCTGCCGCGGGATTCGGGTCCGTATTTAGAGTCGTTGTTGGACCGCGTCAGCTGCATGCAGCAGCTTTATTGCATCATGCAAGTCAAGCACGCAAAGTCTCGGCTAATGGAGTTTCTGTGCTGGTTGGCTCGGCAGTTCGGTCGCCTCGAAGCTGAATGGTATTACTTCGACCTCCACCTGTCTCATCAAATCATTGCCGAAACAATCGGTCTCGAGCGAGTTACGGTAACCCGCATGCTCGGCGGACTAGAGCAAGAGGGTCTGCTCGAACGAGTCAGCAAGACGGCTTTCAAAATCTCACCTGCAAAAAGCTTCCTGAATCCTTGA
- the dpsA gene encoding DNA starvation/stress protection protein DpsA, whose translation MSTLQGLIRSVDEVGENVLLLDRSVTTSVCEGLNIALASFQGLYLQYQKHHFVVEGSEFYSLHQFFQESYDDVKDHAHDVAERLDGLGGVPVASFSKLAEKCCFSPEADGAFNSRTMLENDLSAEQEIIKVLRQQAAQAESLGDRATRYLYEKILLETEERAYHIGHFLAHDSLTLAFVGNSN comes from the coding sequence ATGTCAACGCTTCAAGGTCTAATCCGCTCAGTTGATGAAGTTGGTGAGAATGTCCTGCTGCTCGACAGGAGTGTCACGACTTCTGTCTGCGAAGGTCTGAATATTGCGCTTGCAAGTTTCCAAGGCCTGTACTTGCAGTATCAAAAGCACCACTTTGTGGTCGAAGGTTCGGAGTTCTACTCTCTCCATCAGTTCTTTCAGGAGAGCTATGACGACGTCAAGGACCATGCCCACGACGTTGCCGAACGCCTTGACGGTCTCGGAGGCGTACCAGTGGCGAGCTTTAGCAAGCTGGCAGAAAAGTGCTGCTTCAGCCCGGAAGCTGACGGAGCCTTTAACTCCCGTACGATGCTGGAGAACGACCTGTCGGCCGAGCAGGAAATTATCAAAGTCTTGCGCCAACAAGCCGCCCAGGCAGAAAGCCTCGGCGATCGCGCAACGCGCTATCTCTATGAGAAGATTCTCCTCGAGACCGAGGAGCGGGCTTATCATATCGGTCACTTCTTGGCCCACGACAGCCTTACCTTGGCCTTCGTCGGCAATAGCAACTAA
- a CDS encoding phycobilisome rod-core linker polypeptide, with the protein MTIPLLSYPLTSQNQRVEGFERPGDEYLPRYVLDTPSTGAEVDAAIAAAYRQVFSEQQTISAHRKPILESQLRNNLISMRGFIQGLVLSDSFRRLNYEANNNYRFVELCFQRLLGRPTYDRQEQLAWSIVLASRGLVGFVEALLYGKEYEENFGEFCVPYQRRRILPQRDRGNLPVARMARYDRQSLDPQGANRMWLVGNAAIDRSADLYRNVIFFVPSAAVAALVATLILVTAP; encoded by the coding sequence ATGACCATTCCCTTATTGTCTTATCCACTGACAAGCCAAAACCAGCGAGTTGAGGGCTTCGAGAGACCGGGCGATGAATATCTGCCCCGTTACGTTCTCGATACGCCATCTACAGGTGCTGAAGTAGATGCCGCGATCGCAGCGGCTTATCGACAAGTTTTTAGCGAGCAACAAACTATCAGCGCGCATCGCAAACCCATTCTGGAGTCACAACTGCGAAACAATCTTATTTCGATGCGCGGTTTCATTCAGGGCTTGGTGCTCTCGGACTCATTTCGTCGCCTGAACTACGAGGCAAATAATAACTACCGCTTTGTCGAGCTTTGCTTTCAGCGATTATTGGGACGGCCGACGTACGATCGGCAAGAACAACTTGCTTGGTCGATCGTGTTAGCGAGCCGCGGACTCGTCGGCTTTGTTGAAGCACTTTTATACGGTAAAGAGTACGAAGAGAACTTCGGAGAGTTCTGCGTTCCTTACCAGCGTCGCCGAATCCTACCCCAGCGCGATCGCGGCAATTTACCAGTTGCGCGGATGGCTCGGTACGATCGCCAATCCCTCGATCCACAAGGAGCAAATCGCATGTGGCTAGTTGGCAACGCAGCGATCGATCGTAGTGCCGACCTCTATCGCAACGTCATCTTCTTTGTACCGTCAGCAGCCGTGGCTGCGCTGGTAGCAACTCTGATTTTAGTAACCGCACCATAA
- a CDS encoding chlorophyll a/b binding light-harvesting protein has protein sequence MTATQPDLLKPLGLSTDTAAASDYVADSLEPYSVWAGNFRFADLSGKLLGAHIAHAGLIVLWAGAMTLFELSRFDPTLPMYDQGLILLPHLAALGIGVGADGRILDIYPYFAIGAVHLVSSAILGAGGIYHAALGPARLDEQGFGYRWTDGDKMTSILGIHLVLLGLGALLLVVKATFVGGLYDPNVAGVRLVTDPTLNPLTIFGYLVGITPDGWTLQGMAAVNNLEDVVGGHVWIGAICILGGIWHIRTAPTSWARALFVWSGEAYLAYSQAALAYMGFFAAFFVWTNDTVYPEVFYGPAATATVDGVITPRTWLMLFQVIFAGLLLAGHFWHGLRSRTIAAGFKFGEMRFANGMAYANTEFANAATFSGLVQPYQNQPQVGSLATPISGSALTLNWVKKLPIYRDGLPAVARGLEVGMAHGYFLLGPFLKLGPLRNSDRALLAGFGGATGLVVILSVCLFIYGAAVFQGWRKPIGILPENMQTYRGWSLFTSGFLIGGIGGVIFACFILLEIGRSGLV, from the coding sequence ATGACGGCAACGCAACCAGACCTCCTCAAACCCCTAGGGCTGTCAACCGATACGGCTGCAGCTTCGGATTACGTGGCCGATTCGCTCGAACCTTACTCCGTGTGGGCGGGTAACTTCCGTTTCGCTGATTTATCCGGGAAGCTGCTCGGCGCTCATATTGCCCATGCAGGACTGATCGTGCTCTGGGCGGGAGCAATGACGTTATTCGAGCTCTCTCGTTTTGATCCCACTCTGCCCATGTACGACCAAGGACTGATTCTTCTGCCGCATCTTGCGGCTCTCGGCATCGGCGTCGGGGCAGACGGTCGGATCCTCGACATCTATCCCTACTTCGCGATCGGTGCCGTTCATCTCGTTAGCTCGGCAATTTTGGGAGCGGGTGGGATTTACCACGCGGCCCTGGGACCGGCGCGACTTGACGAACAGGGTTTCGGCTATCGGTGGACCGACGGCGACAAGATGACCAGCATTCTCGGCATTCACCTCGTGTTGCTAGGACTCGGGGCGCTGCTGTTGGTTGTCAAAGCAACGTTTGTCGGCGGGTTGTACGATCCGAACGTGGCTGGCGTGCGCCTCGTGACCGACCCTACCCTCAACCCGCTGACAATCTTCGGCTACCTCGTGGGTATCACTCCTGATGGGTGGACGCTGCAAGGTATGGCAGCCGTCAACAACCTCGAAGATGTCGTCGGCGGACATGTTTGGATCGGGGCAATCTGCATCCTGGGTGGCATCTGGCACATTCGCACGGCACCCACGAGTTGGGCACGCGCGCTGTTTGTTTGGTCCGGAGAAGCCTACCTAGCCTACAGTCAAGCGGCATTAGCTTACATGGGCTTTTTCGCTGCCTTCTTCGTGTGGACGAACGACACCGTGTATCCGGAGGTGTTCTACGGTCCGGCTGCTACGGCGACTGTTGATGGCGTCATTACCCCGCGGACTTGGTTGATGCTGTTTCAAGTCATCTTTGCCGGGTTGTTGCTTGCGGGACACTTCTGGCACGGTTTACGATCGCGGACGATCGCGGCGGGTTTCAAGTTCGGTGAAATGAGATTTGCCAACGGAATGGCATACGCGAATACCGAGTTTGCAAACGCAGCCACCTTTTCCGGGCTCGTGCAGCCGTATCAAAACCAGCCGCAAGTGGGAAGCTTGGCAACCCCAATTAGCGGGAGCGCGCTGACCTTGAACTGGGTGAAGAAGCTGCCGATCTATCGAGATGGGTTGCCCGCGGTCGCTCGCGGACTAGAAGTTGGCATGGCTCACGGGTACTTTTTGCTCGGACCGTTCCTCAAACTGGGACCTTTACGCAATAGCGATCGGGCTTTGCTCGCAGGATTCGGGGGTGCAACCGGACTCGTGGTAATCCTAAGCGTTTGCCTATTCATTTATGGAGCAGCAGTCTTTCAAGGCTGGCGCAAACCAATCGGCATTTTGCCGGAGAACATGCAAACCTACCGGGGCTGGAGCTTGTTTACGTCCGGCTTCCTCATTGGAGGAATTGGCGGTGTAATCTTCGCCTGCTTCATTCTGCTAGAGATCGGACGCTCCGGATTGGTCTGA
- a CDS encoding chlorophyll a/b binding light-harvesting protein, with translation MAIAINLSQQPFRAGNARLVDLSGKLLGAHVAHAALIVFWAGAITLFEVSRFDPSLPMYEQGLILLPNLARLGLGVGENGTIVDTYPYFAIGAVHLISSAFLGAGGIFHSIKGPDKLEGKFPFFGYNWEDSNKMTTILGIHLVLLGVGAFLLVLKAIAFGGLYDPELESVRTISNPTLNPFTIYSYFFGLNGKFWLASVDNLEDVVGGHIWIGTICILGGTWHINTTPFDWAKRLFVWSGEAYLSYSVGAVSLMAFVATLFVSVNSLVFPTEFFGPTLTLVFDRFPVFVSPDGVLTSRVWLANTHFWLGFFFLQGHLFHALRAAGYSFVEGRMVTSTRGQAS, from the coding sequence ATGGCTATTGCAATTAACTTGAGTCAGCAACCTTTCCGGGCTGGTAACGCTCGACTTGTCGATTTATCTGGAAAGCTCTTAGGAGCACATGTCGCCCACGCTGCACTGATCGTGTTTTGGGCGGGAGCGATTACCTTGTTTGAAGTGTCGCGATTCGATCCGTCGCTGCCGATGTACGAACAAGGTTTAATTCTGCTTCCGAACCTGGCACGCCTGGGCTTGGGTGTGGGCGAAAACGGAACCATTGTCGACACCTATCCATACTTCGCGATCGGTGCCGTTCACCTTATCAGCTCTGCATTCCTGGGTGCTGGCGGTATCTTTCACTCCATCAAGGGACCGGACAAGCTGGAAGGAAAATTCCCATTCTTCGGCTACAACTGGGAAGATAGCAACAAAATGACGACGATTCTGGGGATTCACTTGGTATTGCTTGGAGTCGGAGCATTTTTGCTGGTTCTCAAAGCGATCGCCTTCGGCGGCTTGTACGACCCCGAACTGGAAAGCGTCCGCACGATCTCAAACCCGACGCTCAATCCATTTACGATCTATAGCTACTTCTTCGGTCTCAACGGTAAGTTCTGGTTAGCAAGCGTCGACAACCTCGAAGATGTGGTCGGGGGTCACATTTGGATTGGCACGATCTGCATATTGGGCGGAACCTGGCATATCAACACGACGCCCTTCGATTGGGCCAAGCGCCTATTTGTTTGGTCGGGAGAAGCTTATCTGTCCTATAGCGTTGGTGCAGTGAGCCTGATGGCATTTGTGGCCACGCTTTTCGTATCCGTCAACTCGCTGGTGTTCCCCACCGAGTTTTTCGGGCCGACGCTGACCCTGGTGTTCGATCGCTTTCCGGTGTTCGTCAGCCCCGATGGCGTTCTAACATCGCGGGTTTGGCTAGCCAACACGCACTTCTGGCTCGGCTTCTTCTTCCTACAAGGGCATCTGTTCCACGCCCTACGAGCGGCCGGCTACAGCTTTGTTGAGGGGCGCATGGTAACGTCAACGCGGGGGCAAGCAAGCTAG
- a CDS encoding chlorophyll a/b binding light-harvesting protein — protein MMSNGTFWTPLMRSLGWFYETEPGVDIPLLSGNARLTDLSGRLLGAHIAHAGLIVFWAGAMTLFELSRFDPSLPMFEQNLILLPHLAALGIGVGDGGKVIDTYPYLAIAMGHLVSSAVLAAGGIYHAALGPETLEGSRFGYYWQDGNKMTTILGIHLVLLGVGAFLLVLKATHFGGLYDPLVDRVRLVEPNLNPLRIFCYLFGFSPHGWTLAGMASVDNLEDLVGGHVWVGVLCVGGGIFHILSKPMAWAEERLIWSGEAYLSYSLGALAIAGLSVAAFVSVNELAYPSVFYGPVLGTADSVRAALASVHAALGVLALLGHLWHAYHARNAARDLQVKYSTFFEVMAEAAPVASAITN, from the coding sequence ATGATGAGTAACGGAACATTCTGGACGCCCTTGATGCGCTCTTTAGGCTGGTTCTACGAGACCGAGCCGGGAGTAGACATCCCGCTTTTGTCCGGCAACGCTCGCTTGACCGATCTGTCCGGGCGCCTGCTCGGAGCTCACATCGCTCACGCTGGGCTGATCGTCTTTTGGGCAGGCGCGATGACGCTGTTCGAGCTGTCTCGCTTCGACCCGAGTCTGCCCATGTTCGAGCAGAATCTGATCCTGCTCCCTCATCTAGCCGCTCTGGGGATCGGCGTTGGCGATGGCGGCAAAGTTATCGATACCTACCCCTATCTCGCGATCGCCATGGGGCATCTCGTCAGCTCTGCCGTGCTCGCAGCTGGGGGGATATATCACGCCGCACTGGGACCGGAAACCTTAGAAGGGTCCAGATTCGGCTACTACTGGCAAGACGGCAACAAGATGACAACGATTCTGGGCATCCACTTGGTCTTGCTCGGAGTCGGAGCTTTTCTGTTGGTGCTCAAAGCCACTCACTTCGGCGGACTTTACGATCCGCTGGTCGATCGAGTCCGGCTCGTGGAGCCCAACCTCAACCCGTTGCGGATCTTCTGTTATTTGTTTGGTTTCAGTCCCCACGGCTGGACGCTTGCCGGCATGGCGAGCGTAGACAACCTAGAAGACCTGGTTGGCGGCCACGTCTGGGTTGGAGTCCTGTGCGTCGGCGGCGGGATTTTTCATATCCTCTCGAAGCCAATGGCGTGGGCCGAAGAGCGATTGATTTGGTCCGGAGAAGCCTATCTGTCATATAGTCTCGGGGCACTGGCGATCGCCGGTCTGAGCGTGGCAGCCTTTGTCTCGGTCAACGAGCTTGCCTATCCCAGCGTTTTCTACGGTCCGGTTCTCGGTACAGCGGATTCTGTGCGAGCCGCTCTCGCGAGCGTTCATGCCGCGTTAGGGGTCTTGGCTTTACTGGGACATCTCTGGCATGCCTACCATGCCCGCAACGCTGCTCGCGATCTACAGGTAAAATACAGCACCTTTTTCGAGGTCATGGCAGAGGCAGCTCCCGTTGCATCTGCCATAACCAACTAG
- a CDS encoding alpha/beta fold hydrolase yields MTTQALSQITPDALWIDVSSSFQSLEHPFLCCLAREHAVGHWSYSQTPDEPGSLEIAATMLHGYIKGLDRTIDLIGHGTGGLLALLYARRFPHRVRSLSLMSVGASPAVDWQAYYYAQLESLPCDRDRVLMQVAGTLFDAHTRTGAMQMARVLEQSLIRSLSPHSLLQRVWMKPEGVPVPLMVCGGCDDIVVDTELLRGWLPLLKEGDRIWQCPGGRHFFHADYPQTVADQVLSFWEAPEVTSAGLKYARKTASEPL; encoded by the coding sequence ATGACAACTCAAGCTTTGTCACAAATCACACCAGATGCCCTCTGGATCGATGTCAGTTCGAGTTTTCAGTCGTTAGAGCACCCGTTCCTCTGCTGTTTAGCCAGAGAGCACGCGGTTGGTCACTGGTCGTACTCTCAAACACCAGACGAGCCGGGTTCCTTGGAAATAGCTGCTACTATGCTGCACGGTTATATTAAGGGACTCGATCGCACTATCGATTTGATCGGTCACGGCACTGGTGGATTGCTGGCTTTGCTTTACGCGCGGCGGTTTCCCCACCGAGTTAGGTCGCTCAGCCTAATGTCGGTTGGAGCGAGCCCGGCAGTAGACTGGCAAGCTTATTACTACGCGCAATTGGAGTCGCTGCCCTGCGATCGCGATCGGGTGTTGATGCAAGTTGCAGGCACCCTATTCGATGCTCATACCCGAACGGGAGCGATGCAGATGGCTCGGGTGTTGGAGCAAAGTTTGATCCGTTCGCTATCGCCACACTCCCTGTTGCAACGAGTCTGGATGAAGCCCGAAGGCGTTCCCGTGCCGTTAATGGTTTGCGGTGGTTGTGACGACATTGTTGTTGATACCGAGCTGCTGCGCGGCTGGCTTCCCTTGCTTAAAGAAGGCGATCGCATCTGGCAATGTCCGGGGGGACGGCACTTCTTCCATGCCGACTATCCCCAAACAGTTGCCGACCAAGTGCTGAGCTTTTGGGAAGCGCCTGAAGTTACATCTGCTGGTTTGAAATATGCACGCAAAACTGCAAGTGAGCCGTTATGA
- the fldA gene encoding flavodoxin FldA, with the protein MSKVGLFFGTQTGNTEDIAMRIQDRLGKDNVSVHDISEADTSDFAEYECIIIGCPTWNVGEMQADWEGVYEDLDDIDFSGKKVAYFGPGDQIGYADNFMDAIGILEEKISSLGGQTVGYWPAEGYDFNESRALRNGKFVGLAIDEDNQSDLSDDRIAKWTTKLKSEFGL; encoded by the coding sequence ATGAGCAAAGTGGGACTATTCTTTGGCACCCAAACTGGGAATACCGAGGATATCGCAATGAGAATTCAAGATCGGCTTGGAAAGGATAACGTCAGCGTGCACGATATCTCGGAAGCCGATACCAGCGATTTTGCTGAATATGAGTGCATCATCATTGGCTGTCCTACCTGGAACGTTGGTGAAATGCAGGCAGACTGGGAAGGGGTTTACGAAGACTTGGACGACATTGACTTCTCGGGTAAGAAGGTTGCCTACTTTGGTCCGGGCGATCAGATCGGTTATGCCGACAATTTCATGGACGCCATAGGGATTCTGGAAGAAAAAATCTCCTCTCTTGGCGGTCAAACAGTTGGCTACTGGCCTGCCGAAGGCTATGACTTTAACGAGTCCAGAGCCCTGCGCAATGGGAAGTTCGTTGGATTGGCTATTGATGAAGATAACCAATCCGACTTGTCCGACGATCGCATTGCGAAGTGGACGACAAAGTTAAAATCCGAGTTTGGCTTGTAA